In one window of Tursiops truncatus isolate mTurTru1 chromosome 5, mTurTru1.mat.Y, whole genome shotgun sequence DNA:
- the OTUD4 gene encoding OTU domain-containing protein 4 isoform X5 encodes MSFRNIREVLHSQSRHVEVRMACIHYLRENREKFEAFIEGSFEEYLKRLENPQEWVGQVEISALSLMYRKDFIIYREPNVSPSQVTENNFPEKVLLCFSNGNHYDIVYPIKYKESSAVCQSLLYELLYEKVFKTDVSKILMGLDTSEVADENNSEISDSEDDSCKSKTTTVNNVNGFKSLSSDQHPKSSGNSPSLPLSRKVLKSLSPAVYRNVEYEIWLKSKQAQQKHDYSIAAGLQYEVGDKCQVRLDHNGKFSNADFQGVHSENGPVLVEELGKKLSPKNLRPPSSESWNTVAGKKMKKPPSGQNFHCDADYRGPKAPAKPGKAPPTLPPRLQHPPGLRQRVPPGHSAAPQSQKPSSEHRSLSRTPTQATRKPDRERAEDFDATTRESNYFGLSPEERREKQAIEESRLLYEIQNRDEQAFPALSSSSVSQSASQSSNPGVQRKSSHGSDRKGSRRRMDTEERKDKDSVHGHIPLDKKPEPGTLENISNDKCSRITSPSKKLECPPPTEQKPAEHVCLSSPAPLLVSPEVHLTPAVPSLPATVPAWPSEPTTFGPTGVPAQIPVLSVTQTLTTGPDSAVSQAHLTPSPVPVSIQAVNQPLMPLPQTLSLYQDPLYPGFPCNEKGDRAIAPPYSLCHTGEDLPKDKNILRFFFNLGVKAYSCPMWAPHSYLYPLHQAYLAACRMYPKVPVPVYPQNPWFQEAPSAQNESDCACPDAHFPVQPEASVNGQMPQAEIGPPTFSSTLVIPPSQVSESHGQLSYQADLESENSGQLLHAEYEESLSGKNMFPQPSFGPNPFLGPVPIAPPFFPHVWYGYPFQGFIENPVMRQNIVLPSDEKGELDLPLENLDLSKECASVSAADEFPEAGGEDTHPLPEASVSEHGGQVEQSSQTPKSELALAPVPPVAEGKARLPTPVLNREREAVPVEPEPKRTIPSLKEKPEKVKDPKTAADAVSGASSVDNRVPRPKEESSEDESEVSDILRSGRSKQFYNQTYGGRKYKSDWGYSGRGGYPHVRGEESWKGQPSRSRDEGYQYHRNARGRPYRGDRRRSGLGDGHRGQHT; translated from the exons gtaTTACTGTGTTTTTCAAATGGCAATCATTATGATATTGTCTATCCCATAAAGTATAAAGAGAGCTCTGCTGTGTGTCAGT CTCTGCTTTATGAATTGTTGTATGAGAAGGTATTTAAAACTGATGTTAGTAAAATCTTGATGGGACTAGACACCTCTGAAGTAGCTGATGAAAACAACAGTGAAATATCAGATTCAGAGGATGACAGTTGCAA GAGTAAAACTACCACTGTTAATAATGTGAATGGATTTAAATCTTTGTCAAGTGAtcag CACCCGAAAAGCAGTGGGAACTCTCCTAGCCTTCCTTTGTCTAGAAAGGTTCTTAAGTCACTCAGTCCAGCAGTCTATAGAAATGTGGAATATGAAATTTGGCTGAAGTCTAAACAag CTCAACAAAAACATGATTATTCCATTGCTGCTGGCTTACAGTATGAAGTTGGAGACAAATGCCAA GTTAGGTTGGATCACAATGGAAAATTTTCTAATGCAGACTTTCAAGGGGTTCACTCTGAGAACGGGCCAGTTTTGGTCGAAGAACTTGGAAAGAA ACTCTCCCCGAAGAACCTCAGACCGCCTTCCTCAGAAAGCTGGAACACGGTGGCAGGGAAGAAGATGAAAAAACCTCCTTCTGGACAGAATTTCCATTGTG ATGCAGACTACAGAGGGCCCAAGGCCCCGGCGAAGCCAGGAAAAGCCCCGCCCACGCTGCCACCTCGCCTGCAGCACCCTCCGGGGCTGAGGCAGCGCGTGCCCCCCGGCCACTCTGCGGCGCCGCAGTCTCAGAAGCCCTCCAGTGAGCACAGAAGTCTGAGCAGGACACCCACACAGGCCACAAG GAAACCTGATCGTGAGAGAGCTGAGGATTTTGATGCCACGACTCGAGAATCTAACTATTTCGGCCTCTCTCCGGAAGAGCGCAGAGAGAAGCAAGCTATAGAAGAATCTCGTTTACTCTATGAGATTCAGAACAGGGATGAACAGGCTTTCCCAGCCCTTTCC agCTCATCAGTCAGCCAGTCAGCTTCTCAGAGTAGCAACCCAGGCGTCCAGAGAAAATCATCACATGGAAGCGATAGAAAAGGAAGCAGGCGGAGAATGGACAccgaagaaagaaaagataaag ACTCTGTCCATGGACATATTCCCTTGGATAAAAAGCCCGAGCCAGGCACACTGGag AATATTAGCAATGATAAATGTTCAAGAATTACATCACCGTCAAAGAAATTAGAGtgcccacctcctacagaacaa AAGCCAGCAGAACATGTGTGTCTGTCCAGTCCAGCTCCCCTTCTGGTGTCCCCAGAGGTACATCTAACTCCTGCCGTGCCTTCTTTACCAGCCACTGTGCCAGCCTGGCCAAGTGAACCTACAACTTTTGGACCAACAG GTGTCCCTGCTCAAATTCCTGTTTTGTCAGTGACACAGACTCTGACCACTGGACCTGAttctgctgtgtcccaggctcATTTAACACCCTCTCCAGTTCCTGTGTCAATACAGGCCGTTAACCAGCCCTTGATGCCTTTGCCTCAGACACTGAGCCTTTACCAAGACCCACTCTATCCTGGGTTTCCTTGTAACGAAAAGGGAGATCGAGCCATTGCACCACCTTATTCACTGTGTCACACTGGGGAGGACCTGCCTAAAG ATAAGAACATTCTTCGATTCTTCTTCAATCTTGGTGTAAAG gCATATAGTTGCCCTATGTGGGCCCCGCATTCTTACCTGTACCCTCTGCACCAGGCCTACCTGGCAGCCTGCAGGATGTACCCAAAGGTCCCTGTCCCCGTGTACCCTCAAAACCCTTGGTTCCAAGAAGCTCCGTCTGCTCAGAATGAAAGTGACTGTGCCTGTCCGGACGCGCACTTCCCCGTGCAGCCTGAGGCCAGTGTTAACGGTCAGATGCCACAGGCAGAGATTGGACCGCCGACGTTTTCTTCAACCCTGGTTATCCCTCCGTCTCAGGTGTCTGAAAGTCATGGACAGTTGTCTTATCAGGCCGACCTGGAATCTGAAAACTCTGGGCAGCTTCTTCACGCTGAATATGAAGAGTCGCTGAGCGGCAAGAACATGTTCCCGCAGCCATCTTTTGGACCGAACCCATTCTTAGGCCCGGTTCCCATCgcacctcctttctttcctcatgtTTGGTATGGGTACCCTTTTCAGGGATTCATAGAAAATCCAGTAATGAGGCAGAATATTGTTCTGCCCTCTGATGAGAAAGGAGAATTGGATCTGCCCCTGGAAAATCTGGATCTTTCTAAAGAATGTGCTTCAGTTTCAGCAGCAGACGAGTTTCCCGAGGCTGGAGGTGAAGACACCCATCCTCTCCCTGAAGCCAGTGTGAGCGAGCACGGAGGCCAGGTGGAGCAGTCATCCCAGACACCTAAGTCAGAGCTGGCGCTGGCTCCCGTCCCTCCTGTAGCAGAGGGAAAGGCTCGTCTTCCCACTCCGGTcctaaacagagagagagaagctgtgCCTGTTGAACCTGAGCCTAAAAGGACCATTCCGAGTctgaaagaaaaaccagaaaaagtGAAAGACCCTAAGACTGCTGCCGACGCGGTCAGTGGGGCCAGCTCTGTGGACAACAGGGTGCCGAGACCAAAAGAAGAGAGCTCAGAGGATGAAAGCGAGGTGTCTGACATCCTGAGAAGTGGTCGATCCAAGCAGTTCTATAATCAGACTTACGGAGGCAGGAAGTACAAAAGTGATTGGGGCTATTCTGGTAGGGGGGGCTACCCTCATGTGAGAGGGGAGGAGTCCTGGAAAGGGCAGCCAAGCAGGAGCCGAGATGAAGGTTATCAGTACCATCGGAATGCCAGAGGACGGCCCTACAGGGGGGATAGGAGGAGGTCAGGGCTGGGAGACGGCCATCGCGGACAGCACACTTGA
- the OTUD4 gene encoding OTU domain-containing protein 4 isoform X4, protein MSFRNIREVLHSQSRHVEVRMACIHYLRENREKFEAVICNFKHIMFIEGSFEEYLKRLENPQEWVGQVEISALSLMYRKDFIIYREPNVSPSQVTENNFPEKVLLCFSNGNHYDIVYPIKYKESSAVCQSLLYELLYEKVFKTDVSKILMGLDTSEVADENNSEISDSEDDSCKSKTTTVNNVNGFKSLSSDQHPKSSGNSPSLPLSRKVLKSLSPAVYRNVEYEIWLKSKQAQQKHDYSIAAGLQYEVGDKCQVRLDHNGKFSNADFQGVHSENGPVLVEELGKKLSPKNLRPPSSESWNTVAGKKMKKPPSGQNFHCDADYRGPKAPAKPGKAPPTLPPRLQHPPGLRQRVPPGHSAAPQSQKPSSEHRSLSRTPTQATRKPDRERAEDFDATTRESNYFGLSPEERREKQAIEESRLLYEIQNRDEQAFPALSSSSVSQSASQSSNPGVQRKSSHGSDRKGSRRRMDTEERKDKDSVHGHIPLDKKPEPGTLENISNDKCSRITSPSKKLECPPPTEQKPAEHVCLSSPAPLLVSPEVHLTPAVPSLPATVPAWPSEPTTFGPTGVPAQIPVLSVTQTLTTGPDSAVSQAHLTPSPVPVSIQAVNQPLMPLPQTLSLYQDPLYPGFPCNEKGDRAIAPPYSLCHTGEDLPKDKNILRFFFNLGVKAYSCPMWAPHSYLYPLHQAYLAACRMYPKVPVPVYPQNPWFQEAPSAQNESDCACPDAHFPVQPEASVNGQMPQAEIGPPTFSSTLVIPPSQVSESHGQLSYQADLESENSGQLLHAEYEESLSGKNMFPQPSFGPNPFLGPVPIAPPFFPHVWYGYPFQGFIENPVMRQNIVLPSDEKGELDLPLENLDLSKECASVSAADEFPEAGGEDTHPLPEASVSEHGGQVEQSSQTPKSELALAPVPPVAEGKARLPTPVLNREREAVPVEPEPKRTIPSLKEKPEKVKDPKTAADAVSGASSVDNRVPRPKEESSEDESEVSDILRSGRSKQFYNQTYGGRKYKSDWGYSGRGGYPHVRGEESWKGQPSRSRDEGYQYHRNARGRPYRGDRRRSGLGDGHRGQHT, encoded by the exons gtaTTACTGTGTTTTTCAAATGGCAATCATTATGATATTGTCTATCCCATAAAGTATAAAGAGAGCTCTGCTGTGTGTCAGT CTCTGCTTTATGAATTGTTGTATGAGAAGGTATTTAAAACTGATGTTAGTAAAATCTTGATGGGACTAGACACCTCTGAAGTAGCTGATGAAAACAACAGTGAAATATCAGATTCAGAGGATGACAGTTGCAA GAGTAAAACTACCACTGTTAATAATGTGAATGGATTTAAATCTTTGTCAAGTGAtcag CACCCGAAAAGCAGTGGGAACTCTCCTAGCCTTCCTTTGTCTAGAAAGGTTCTTAAGTCACTCAGTCCAGCAGTCTATAGAAATGTGGAATATGAAATTTGGCTGAAGTCTAAACAag CTCAACAAAAACATGATTATTCCATTGCTGCTGGCTTACAGTATGAAGTTGGAGACAAATGCCAA GTTAGGTTGGATCACAATGGAAAATTTTCTAATGCAGACTTTCAAGGGGTTCACTCTGAGAACGGGCCAGTTTTGGTCGAAGAACTTGGAAAGAA ACTCTCCCCGAAGAACCTCAGACCGCCTTCCTCAGAAAGCTGGAACACGGTGGCAGGGAAGAAGATGAAAAAACCTCCTTCTGGACAGAATTTCCATTGTG ATGCAGACTACAGAGGGCCCAAGGCCCCGGCGAAGCCAGGAAAAGCCCCGCCCACGCTGCCACCTCGCCTGCAGCACCCTCCGGGGCTGAGGCAGCGCGTGCCCCCCGGCCACTCTGCGGCGCCGCAGTCTCAGAAGCCCTCCAGTGAGCACAGAAGTCTGAGCAGGACACCCACACAGGCCACAAG GAAACCTGATCGTGAGAGAGCTGAGGATTTTGATGCCACGACTCGAGAATCTAACTATTTCGGCCTCTCTCCGGAAGAGCGCAGAGAGAAGCAAGCTATAGAAGAATCTCGTTTACTCTATGAGATTCAGAACAGGGATGAACAGGCTTTCCCAGCCCTTTCC agCTCATCAGTCAGCCAGTCAGCTTCTCAGAGTAGCAACCCAGGCGTCCAGAGAAAATCATCACATGGAAGCGATAGAAAAGGAAGCAGGCGGAGAATGGACAccgaagaaagaaaagataaag ACTCTGTCCATGGACATATTCCCTTGGATAAAAAGCCCGAGCCAGGCACACTGGag AATATTAGCAATGATAAATGTTCAAGAATTACATCACCGTCAAAGAAATTAGAGtgcccacctcctacagaacaa AAGCCAGCAGAACATGTGTGTCTGTCCAGTCCAGCTCCCCTTCTGGTGTCCCCAGAGGTACATCTAACTCCTGCCGTGCCTTCTTTACCAGCCACTGTGCCAGCCTGGCCAAGTGAACCTACAACTTTTGGACCAACAG GTGTCCCTGCTCAAATTCCTGTTTTGTCAGTGACACAGACTCTGACCACTGGACCTGAttctgctgtgtcccaggctcATTTAACACCCTCTCCAGTTCCTGTGTCAATACAGGCCGTTAACCAGCCCTTGATGCCTTTGCCTCAGACACTGAGCCTTTACCAAGACCCACTCTATCCTGGGTTTCCTTGTAACGAAAAGGGAGATCGAGCCATTGCACCACCTTATTCACTGTGTCACACTGGGGAGGACCTGCCTAAAG ATAAGAACATTCTTCGATTCTTCTTCAATCTTGGTGTAAAG gCATATAGTTGCCCTATGTGGGCCCCGCATTCTTACCTGTACCCTCTGCACCAGGCCTACCTGGCAGCCTGCAGGATGTACCCAAAGGTCCCTGTCCCCGTGTACCCTCAAAACCCTTGGTTCCAAGAAGCTCCGTCTGCTCAGAATGAAAGTGACTGTGCCTGTCCGGACGCGCACTTCCCCGTGCAGCCTGAGGCCAGTGTTAACGGTCAGATGCCACAGGCAGAGATTGGACCGCCGACGTTTTCTTCAACCCTGGTTATCCCTCCGTCTCAGGTGTCTGAAAGTCATGGACAGTTGTCTTATCAGGCCGACCTGGAATCTGAAAACTCTGGGCAGCTTCTTCACGCTGAATATGAAGAGTCGCTGAGCGGCAAGAACATGTTCCCGCAGCCATCTTTTGGACCGAACCCATTCTTAGGCCCGGTTCCCATCgcacctcctttctttcctcatgtTTGGTATGGGTACCCTTTTCAGGGATTCATAGAAAATCCAGTAATGAGGCAGAATATTGTTCTGCCCTCTGATGAGAAAGGAGAATTGGATCTGCCCCTGGAAAATCTGGATCTTTCTAAAGAATGTGCTTCAGTTTCAGCAGCAGACGAGTTTCCCGAGGCTGGAGGTGAAGACACCCATCCTCTCCCTGAAGCCAGTGTGAGCGAGCACGGAGGCCAGGTGGAGCAGTCATCCCAGACACCTAAGTCAGAGCTGGCGCTGGCTCCCGTCCCTCCTGTAGCAGAGGGAAAGGCTCGTCTTCCCACTCCGGTcctaaacagagagagagaagctgtgCCTGTTGAACCTGAGCCTAAAAGGACCATTCCGAGTctgaaagaaaaaccagaaaaagtGAAAGACCCTAAGACTGCTGCCGACGCGGTCAGTGGGGCCAGCTCTGTGGACAACAGGGTGCCGAGACCAAAAGAAGAGAGCTCAGAGGATGAAAGCGAGGTGTCTGACATCCTGAGAAGTGGTCGATCCAAGCAGTTCTATAATCAGACTTACGGAGGCAGGAAGTACAAAAGTGATTGGGGCTATTCTGGTAGGGGGGGCTACCCTCATGTGAGAGGGGAGGAGTCCTGGAAAGGGCAGCCAAGCAGGAGCCGAGATGAAGGTTATCAGTACCATCGGAATGCCAGAGGACGGCCCTACAGGGGGGATAGGAGGAGGTCAGGGCTGGGAGACGGCCATCGCGGACAGCACACTTGA
- the OTUD4 gene encoding OTU domain-containing protein 4 isoform X6: MACIHYLRENREKFEAFIEGSFEEYLKRLENPQEWVGQVEISALSLMYRKDFIIYREPNVSPSQVTENNFPEKVLLCFSNGNHYDIVYPIKYKESSAVCQSLLYELLYEKVFKTDVSKILMGLDTSEVADENNSEISDSEDDSCKSKTTTVNNVNGFKSLSSDQHPKSSGNSPSLPLSRKVLKSLSPAVYRNVEYEIWLKSKQAQQKHDYSIAAGLQYEVGDKCQVRLDHNGKFSNADFQGVHSENGPVLVEELGKKLSPKNLRPPSSESWNTVAGKKMKKPPSGQNFHCDADYRGPKAPAKPGKAPPTLPPRLQHPPGLRQRVPPGHSAAPQSQKPSSEHRSLSRTPTQATRKPDRERAEDFDATTRESNYFGLSPEERREKQAIEESRLLYEIQNRDEQAFPALSSSSVSQSASQSSNPGVQRKSSHGSDRKGSRRRMDTEERKDKDSVHGHIPLDKKPEPGTLENISNDKCSRITSPSKKLECPPPTEQKPAEHVCLSSPAPLLVSPEVHLTPAVPSLPATVPAWPSEPTTFGPTGVPAQIPVLSVTQTLTTGPDSAVSQAHLTPSPVPVSIQAVNQPLMPLPQTLSLYQDPLYPGFPCNEKGDRAIAPPYSLCHTGEDLPKDKNILRFFFNLGVKAYSCPMWAPHSYLYPLHQAYLAACRMYPKVPVPVYPQNPWFQEAPSAQNESDCACPDAHFPVQPEASVNGQMPQAEIGPPTFSSTLVIPPSQVSESHGQLSYQADLESENSGQLLHAEYEESLSGKNMFPQPSFGPNPFLGPVPIAPPFFPHVWYGYPFQGFIENPVMRQNIVLPSDEKGELDLPLENLDLSKECASVSAADEFPEAGGEDTHPLPEASVSEHGGQVEQSSQTPKSELALAPVPPVAEGKARLPTPVLNREREAVPVEPEPKRTIPSLKEKPEKVKDPKTAADAVSGASSVDNRVPRPKEESSEDESEVSDILRSGRSKQFYNQTYGGRKYKSDWGYSGRGGYPHVRGEESWKGQPSRSRDEGYQYHRNARGRPYRGDRRRSGLGDGHRGQHT; encoded by the exons gtaTTACTGTGTTTTTCAAATGGCAATCATTATGATATTGTCTATCCCATAAAGTATAAAGAGAGCTCTGCTGTGTGTCAGT CTCTGCTTTATGAATTGTTGTATGAGAAGGTATTTAAAACTGATGTTAGTAAAATCTTGATGGGACTAGACACCTCTGAAGTAGCTGATGAAAACAACAGTGAAATATCAGATTCAGAGGATGACAGTTGCAA GAGTAAAACTACCACTGTTAATAATGTGAATGGATTTAAATCTTTGTCAAGTGAtcag CACCCGAAAAGCAGTGGGAACTCTCCTAGCCTTCCTTTGTCTAGAAAGGTTCTTAAGTCACTCAGTCCAGCAGTCTATAGAAATGTGGAATATGAAATTTGGCTGAAGTCTAAACAag CTCAACAAAAACATGATTATTCCATTGCTGCTGGCTTACAGTATGAAGTTGGAGACAAATGCCAA GTTAGGTTGGATCACAATGGAAAATTTTCTAATGCAGACTTTCAAGGGGTTCACTCTGAGAACGGGCCAGTTTTGGTCGAAGAACTTGGAAAGAA ACTCTCCCCGAAGAACCTCAGACCGCCTTCCTCAGAAAGCTGGAACACGGTGGCAGGGAAGAAGATGAAAAAACCTCCTTCTGGACAGAATTTCCATTGTG ATGCAGACTACAGAGGGCCCAAGGCCCCGGCGAAGCCAGGAAAAGCCCCGCCCACGCTGCCACCTCGCCTGCAGCACCCTCCGGGGCTGAGGCAGCGCGTGCCCCCCGGCCACTCTGCGGCGCCGCAGTCTCAGAAGCCCTCCAGTGAGCACAGAAGTCTGAGCAGGACACCCACACAGGCCACAAG GAAACCTGATCGTGAGAGAGCTGAGGATTTTGATGCCACGACTCGAGAATCTAACTATTTCGGCCTCTCTCCGGAAGAGCGCAGAGAGAAGCAAGCTATAGAAGAATCTCGTTTACTCTATGAGATTCAGAACAGGGATGAACAGGCTTTCCCAGCCCTTTCC agCTCATCAGTCAGCCAGTCAGCTTCTCAGAGTAGCAACCCAGGCGTCCAGAGAAAATCATCACATGGAAGCGATAGAAAAGGAAGCAGGCGGAGAATGGACAccgaagaaagaaaagataaag ACTCTGTCCATGGACATATTCCCTTGGATAAAAAGCCCGAGCCAGGCACACTGGag AATATTAGCAATGATAAATGTTCAAGAATTACATCACCGTCAAAGAAATTAGAGtgcccacctcctacagaacaa AAGCCAGCAGAACATGTGTGTCTGTCCAGTCCAGCTCCCCTTCTGGTGTCCCCAGAGGTACATCTAACTCCTGCCGTGCCTTCTTTACCAGCCACTGTGCCAGCCTGGCCAAGTGAACCTACAACTTTTGGACCAACAG GTGTCCCTGCTCAAATTCCTGTTTTGTCAGTGACACAGACTCTGACCACTGGACCTGAttctgctgtgtcccaggctcATTTAACACCCTCTCCAGTTCCTGTGTCAATACAGGCCGTTAACCAGCCCTTGATGCCTTTGCCTCAGACACTGAGCCTTTACCAAGACCCACTCTATCCTGGGTTTCCTTGTAACGAAAAGGGAGATCGAGCCATTGCACCACCTTATTCACTGTGTCACACTGGGGAGGACCTGCCTAAAG ATAAGAACATTCTTCGATTCTTCTTCAATCTTGGTGTAAAG gCATATAGTTGCCCTATGTGGGCCCCGCATTCTTACCTGTACCCTCTGCACCAGGCCTACCTGGCAGCCTGCAGGATGTACCCAAAGGTCCCTGTCCCCGTGTACCCTCAAAACCCTTGGTTCCAAGAAGCTCCGTCTGCTCAGAATGAAAGTGACTGTGCCTGTCCGGACGCGCACTTCCCCGTGCAGCCTGAGGCCAGTGTTAACGGTCAGATGCCACAGGCAGAGATTGGACCGCCGACGTTTTCTTCAACCCTGGTTATCCCTCCGTCTCAGGTGTCTGAAAGTCATGGACAGTTGTCTTATCAGGCCGACCTGGAATCTGAAAACTCTGGGCAGCTTCTTCACGCTGAATATGAAGAGTCGCTGAGCGGCAAGAACATGTTCCCGCAGCCATCTTTTGGACCGAACCCATTCTTAGGCCCGGTTCCCATCgcacctcctttctttcctcatgtTTGGTATGGGTACCCTTTTCAGGGATTCATAGAAAATCCAGTAATGAGGCAGAATATTGTTCTGCCCTCTGATGAGAAAGGAGAATTGGATCTGCCCCTGGAAAATCTGGATCTTTCTAAAGAATGTGCTTCAGTTTCAGCAGCAGACGAGTTTCCCGAGGCTGGAGGTGAAGACACCCATCCTCTCCCTGAAGCCAGTGTGAGCGAGCACGGAGGCCAGGTGGAGCAGTCATCCCAGACACCTAAGTCAGAGCTGGCGCTGGCTCCCGTCCCTCCTGTAGCAGAGGGAAAGGCTCGTCTTCCCACTCCGGTcctaaacagagagagagaagctgtgCCTGTTGAACCTGAGCCTAAAAGGACCATTCCGAGTctgaaagaaaaaccagaaaaagtGAAAGACCCTAAGACTGCTGCCGACGCGGTCAGTGGGGCCAGCTCTGTGGACAACAGGGTGCCGAGACCAAAAGAAGAGAGCTCAGAGGATGAAAGCGAGGTGTCTGACATCCTGAGAAGTGGTCGATCCAAGCAGTTCTATAATCAGACTTACGGAGGCAGGAAGTACAAAAGTGATTGGGGCTATTCTGGTAGGGGGGGCTACCCTCATGTGAGAGGGGAGGAGTCCTGGAAAGGGCAGCCAAGCAGGAGCCGAGATGAAGGTTATCAGTACCATCGGAATGCCAGAGGACGGCCCTACAGGGGGGATAGGAGGAGGTCAGGGCTGGGAGACGGCCATCGCGGACAGCACACTTGA